In Chitinophaga oryzae, the sequence TAAATAAACACAAACAATCTTTACTGCCGCATATCGATGTGATCATCGATGGTCAGCGTCCCGATACCATCACCTGGATGCCCGGCGCTCAGCTGCGTGCAGCCCTCGACGTGATGCTCCGTCAGCCTTTCCGCGCCCGGCCGTGGTTTGAAGCCGGCGTATGGGGCGGCGACTGGATGAAAAAACATCTCCCCGGCCTGAACACCGACGAAGTGAACTATGCCTGGTCCTTCGAACTTATCACACCGGAAAACGGTATTGTGCTGGAAGGCAACGGCCGCCTGCTGGAGGTATCCTTCGATATGCTGGCCTTCCACAACAACCGCCAGCTGCTTGGCAAAGCCGCACAGCGCTTCGGTACCAGCTTCCCTATCCGTTTCGATTTCCTCGACACGTTCGACGGCGGCAATCTGTCCATCCAGTGCCATCCGCGGCCAGCCTATACCCTGCAACATTTCGGAGAAGATTTTACGCAGGACGAAACCTATTATATCCTCGACTGTAAGCCGGACGCACAGGTGTACCTCGGCTTCCGGGAAGACATACAGCCGGCCGCTTTCAGAGAAGCGCTGGAAGCAGCTATCAGCGATAACGTACCGCTACCCGTGGAAAAATATGTGCAGCAGTTCACCGCCAAGAAACATGAACTGTACCTGATACCCAACGGTACCATACACGCTTCCGGTAAAAACAATATGGTGCTGGAGATCAGCAGCACGCCCTACATCTTTACATTTAAAATGTACGACTGGCTGCGCACAGACCTCAATGGCCGTCCGCGGCCCATCCACCTGGACAGGGCTTTTGACAACCTGTACTTCGACCGGAAAGGTAAAACCGTACCTGACACGCTGATCTCAAAGCCGCAACTGCAGGAAGAATGGCCCTCCGGAAAAAAATGGCAGCTGCCCACGCATGCCGAACACTTCTACACCGTGGACCGTTATGAGTTCTCCGGTGAAGTGAACATACCCACCAACGGGCAGTGTCATATCTGTATGCTGGTAGAAGGCCGTCAGCTGGACGTTACCGCCGGTGGCGGCACACAACGTTTTCAGTATGCCGAAACGTTCGTCATCCCCGCAGGGGCTGGTCATTACGCCTGCCGTTATACCGGCGAAGGCAAAGCCATGCTGGTGGTAGCCTATGTAAAAGACAACTATTGCTGATTTAAATATTTCACGTCATGGGAAACAGTAACACACGCCTGTTCATCACCACCGTCACCCTGATCGCTGCATTGGGAGGCCTGCTTTTTGGCTTCGATGTAGCCGTTGTCAGCGGTATCATTCTTCCCGTAAAAACACAGTTCCAGCTCACCGCATCGCAGGAGGGCTGGTTCGTTTCCTGTGCCCTGCTGGGATGTATCGCAGGCGTAGCTTTTTCCGGCACCCTGAGCGACCGTATCGGCCGTAAAAAAGTGCTGGCCCTGGCCGCCTTCCTCTTCCTGGTCAGCGCCGTCGGATTTGCCGTCTCCACCACCTGGTCGCTCCTGATATTTTTCAGGCTGCTGGCAGGCATGGGCGTAGGGGTGGCCTCCAATATATCCCCCCTTTACATCTCGGAGCTGGCGCCGGCTTCGCGGCGGGGACGGCTGGTCACTTTCTACCAGCTGGCCATCACCATCGGCATCCTTGTAGCTTACTGCTCCAACCTGGCCATTCAACGTTATGCGGCAGCTGCCGGCGATACTTCCGGCGGATGGCTGCACTGGCTGTTTGTAACAGAATACTGGCGTGGCATGTTCCTCGTGGGCGTCATCCCTGCCGTCGCTTTCTTCGCGCTGCTGGCCATCGTTCCGGAAAGCCCCCGGTGGCTGGCCCGCTTCGGCCGGCAAACGGAAGCGCTGCATATCCTGGAAAAAATCAATCCTGACAAAAAAGAAGCCGCTGCAGAACTGCAGGCGATCCTGGCTGTATCCGCGGACGCCTCCAAGGGCGGGCTGCGCGCGCTGCTGCAACCGCCGCTGCGGCATCTGCTCGTGATGGCCTGCGTATTGACAGCCTTCTCACAGTTCAGCGGCATCAATGCGGTGATCTACTACGGTCCTACCATTCTGCGTTCTTCCGGCGTAGTGGCCAACGATACGCTGCTGTACCAGGTGATGCTGGGCGCCGCCAATATGCTCTTCACGTTTGTGGCCATCTGGAAAGTGGACAGCCTGGGACGCCGCCCGCTGTATCTTGCCGGCTCCATCTGCGCTGCCGCCGCACTAACGCTCACGGGCATATTTTTCCTGTTGCAGATCAACGGATGGCCGTTACTGATACCGATCACTTTTTTCCTGCTGTTCTTCGCTTTTTCACTGGGACCATTGAAGTTTGTCATCGCCACGGAGATATTTCCGACACCGGTAAGAGGACTGGCGCTGTCTGTCTGCATCCTCGTAATGTGGGTGTCTGACTGGCTGTTGAACCTGCTCTTCCCCATCATGCGGGAAGGCATGGGCATCGCCACCACCTTCTTCCTGTTTGCCGGCTGTTGCCTTTTCTCTTTTTTCTATGCGAAAAAATACCTGTTCGAAACCAAGGGTCAGTCGCTGGAAAACATCACCATGAAAGAAAAAACGATCATCCACCATTAATCACCTGTTATGATGAGAATATTCTGTTGTATCACTGCTTTAATAGCCTGCGCCCTGAACGGGACCGCCCAGAAAACGGTCCCCTATCTCGGTAAGGTAGACTGGATCAACGGTTACGACCATGAAACGGAAGGCGAGAACATCCGCTACTACTCCGCATTTCCAGACTACGCTACTACCGCGCTGCTCACACGCGCAACCGACGGTCATAAAACGATCGCCTGGCAAACCGCTGCCGTGCCCGCACGCGTCAAAGGACCTTATGTTTATTTCAGCTGGGTAGCCGGCCACTCTTCCGCCACCAACAGCGGCGACCGTCACTTCGATTTATATGTGGATGATGTAAAACTGCTGACGTTCACCACTAAACGCGGTAACCAAACGCCGGACTGGACGTTCGCCGCGCCCGACAGCAGCCGCCTCGTCTTCCAGCAACTCCGGAAAGACGGCGCCAACGACGCGCACGGACTGATGTTCCTGCGGCTGCCCCTCAGCCGCGTAACACCGGGCAAGCCGGTCCGCCTGAAAATCATAGGTCACGCACAGCAGAGCAACGACTGGTTCATGACCTTTAAATTTTCCTTCCAGGAAAAAGTGGACATCCTCCCCCAACCCTTTATCCTGAAAAACGGGCAGCAGCCTGTAACACTGACGGCGCTGCATTTTGGCACGCTCCGTACTTTCAAGGTAACGGTAGACGGCAAAAAAGTATATTCCTTCCCGGTAGAAGACGGCGTCAACACTTTCGACATCCCCGTCAATGCCGTGAAACAGCCCGACAGTATTCATGTAGTCGTTAGCGATGCCGGCAAAGTAGTGACGGAGCGGGTTATCACCCTTACACCGGTCACCTACCGGGAACTGCATTTCATCCATCACTCCCATACCGACATCGGTTACTCACACCTGCAGCCGGAAGTACTAAAAATACACCTCCGCAATATCAACGACGCGCTGGACATGATCGCCGCTACCCGCGACTATCCCGAAGAAGCGAAGTTCAAATGGAACATCGAATCCCTGTGGGCGGTGGAACACTTCCTGCAACAGGCCACACCGGAGAGAAAAGCTGCATTCATACAGGCCGTGAAAGACGGCAACATCTGCCTCTCTGCCCTGTACGCCAATATCCTCACGGGCCTTACCCTGCCGGAAGAAACGTTCCATTACACCGACTTCGCCGCGCAGCTGCAGAAG encodes:
- a CDS encoding sugar porter family MFS transporter is translated as MGNSNTRLFITTVTLIAALGGLLFGFDVAVVSGIILPVKTQFQLTASQEGWFVSCALLGCIAGVAFSGTLSDRIGRKKVLALAAFLFLVSAVGFAVSTTWSLLIFFRLLAGMGVGVASNISPLYISELAPASRRGRLVTFYQLAITIGILVAYCSNLAIQRYAAAAGDTSGGWLHWLFVTEYWRGMFLVGVIPAVAFFALLAIVPESPRWLARFGRQTEALHILEKINPDKKEAAAELQAILAVSADASKGGLRALLQPPLRHLLVMACVLTAFSQFSGINAVIYYGPTILRSSGVVANDTLLYQVMLGAANMLFTFVAIWKVDSLGRRPLYLAGSICAAAALTLTGIFFLLQINGWPLLIPITFFLLFFAFSLGPLKFVIATEIFPTPVRGLALSVCILVMWVSDWLLNLLFPIMREGMGIATTFFLFAGCCLFSFFYAKKYLFETKGQSLENITMKEKTIIHH